A stretch of the Bacillota bacterium genome encodes the following:
- a CDS encoding SPOCS domain-containing protein, translating to MTLPKNLCIVKTADLTFDEVIGEVTKQVIARGTIDLLAHKKPPARQIIDTVASVKIKRTRVVDGKVIFDGEVEVKVIYEAARDDQPVFVADIVIPFSDFVDIEDATADAKIVVKARIEDVEAVLTGKEVNGFKKIQVTVVVEVLVKVVKERVLKVAVDVSGPKGIEVRKEILNVQSTLAVTTKQINVRETENLDDLLKPPFVQLIDTFATVHIEDFRVIRDKVIFQGMVHVKVLYATKTQQVVVLAEDIPFRDFIDVPGAEPGADVDLDVEVEHITVTAEDRDDDNRKETITKTVILKVTARVLEKKTIRVVTDVTGVPGIEVTKQLVRVEEVIGEQTAQVIVREVLNPEPQNKPCIVQVIDCRAFAKITNVEALVDKVVVEGEVEIKVIYESEAQAAHVLSGVFSFSTFVDIPGVTPDLEPSASVSVVDVTCQLQNGPRSPVDVQAVLVVDVRVAVSRQIRVVLAVFCPPKPVDFVCLAVVTANRVNVRSGPGTQFPVIGQVNLGDKVTILQEVGAWRKVQVPGLGGVVGFIFGRFVRCIEPLG from the coding sequence GTGACGCTACCCAAGAACCTCTGCATTGTGAAGACCGCCGACCTGACCTTTGATGAAGTCATTGGCGAGGTTACCAAGCAGGTCATAGCCAGGGGTACCATTGACCTGCTGGCCCACAAGAAGCCGCCTGCCCGGCAGATCATCGATACCGTAGCCTCGGTGAAGATCAAGAGGACCCGGGTTGTGGATGGCAAGGTGATATTTGACGGAGAGGTTGAGGTCAAGGTCATCTACGAAGCGGCCAGGGACGACCAGCCGGTATTCGTCGCAGACATCGTGATACCCTTCTCCGACTTCGTGGACATTGAAGACGCCACGGCTGACGCCAAGATCGTTGTCAAGGCCAGGATCGAGGATGTCGAGGCCGTTCTTACCGGGAAGGAAGTGAACGGCTTCAAGAAGATCCAGGTGACTGTGGTCGTCGAGGTCTTAGTAAAGGTTGTCAAGGAGCGCGTGCTCAAGGTGGCTGTTGATGTCTCGGGGCCCAAGGGGATCGAGGTCAGAAAGGAGATCCTCAACGTACAGAGTACCCTGGCGGTTACTACCAAGCAGATCAACGTCAGGGAGACAGAAAACCTCGACGACCTCTTGAAACCGCCCTTCGTCCAGCTCATCGATACCTTCGCCACGGTTCACATTGAGGACTTCAGGGTCATCAGGGACAAGGTGATCTTCCAGGGCATGGTGCACGTCAAGGTGTTGTATGCCACAAAGACCCAGCAGGTTGTGGTGCTGGCCGAGGATATCCCCTTCAGGGACTTCATTGATGTGCCAGGGGCGGAGCCCGGGGCTGACGTGGATCTGGACGTGGAAGTTGAGCACATTACGGTCACGGCAGAAGACCGGGACGATGATAATCGCAAGGAGACCATCACCAAGACGGTGATACTCAAGGTCACCGCCAGGGTGCTGGAGAAGAAGACCATCCGGGTGGTCACCGACGTCACGGGTGTCCCGGGCATAGAGGTAACGAAGCAGCTGGTCAGGGTGGAGGAGGTCATCGGCGAGCAGACAGCCCAGGTCATTGTCAGGGAGGTCCTTAATCCGGAACCGCAGAACAAACCCTGCATTGTACAGGTCATTGACTGCCGGGCCTTCGCGAAGATCACCAACGTCGAGGCGCTGGTCGACAAGGTTGTCGTAGAGGGCGAGGTGGAGATAAAGGTTATCTATGAGAGCGAGGCCCAGGCCGCCCACGTGCTGTCGGGTGTGTTCAGCTTCTCGACCTTCGTGGACATCCCAGGTGTCACTCCAGACCTCGAGCCGTCCGCCTCTGTGAGCGTTGTGGATGTCACCTGCCAGCTCCAGAACGGTCCTCGCAGTCCCGTTGATGTCCAGGCGGTGCTGGTCGTGGACGTGCGTGTGGCGGTATCTCGCCAGATCAGGGTGGTCCTGGCGGTCTTCTGCCCTCCGAAACCCGTTGACTTCGTCTGCCTGGCAGTGGTGACGGCAAACAGGGTGAATGTACGGAGCGGGCCTGGTACGCAGTTCCCAGTGATAGGCCAGGTGAACCTGGGTGACAAGGTGACCATACTGCAAGAGGTCGGAGCCTGGAGAAAGGTCCAGGTGCCAGGGCTCGGAGGCGTGGTGGGGTTCATCTTCGGCCGGTTCGTTCGCTGCATAGAACCCCTCGGCTAA
- a CDS encoding NifU family protein — protein MKEEVEKALAKVRPMLQADGGDVELVDVEGGLVKVRLKGACGGCPMATQTLKHGIERLLKKEVPEVEEVVSV, from the coding sequence GTGAAGGAGGAAGTCGAGAAGGCCCTGGCCAAGGTAAGGCCCATGCTCCAGGCCGACGGGGGTGACGTGGAGCTGGTTGACGTCGAGGGGGGGCTGGTGAAGGTGCGCCTTAAGGGGGCCTGCGGCGGGTGTCCCATGGCTACCCAGACCCTGAAGCATGGTATAGAGCGCCTCTTGAAGAAGGAAGTGCCCGAGGTGGAGGAAGTCGTCTCGGTGTAA
- a CDS encoding ATP-binding protein, producing the protein MLLFTLRLGGDPLAYELETGWIREALLKRKSLYSPVICFETSDPKRIYQLKCYLLENEETRAAENVLLYDQWDGLSRLLPSPSGPVAEPYRKRVGGSPLTARAMGREGVELAQLRAVLKEVDPYLKSSRSLFIIQNLSESREWETGLQSALRAWAIDPSIIARGSSIVLLTAATDRLLDDFTRELVITKEVDPSSDRERASIISELSRELDIPLDGLMGELVVATAGLNLHQMESILLESYHRWQRFDLRAVKALKSDLVQSSGVLEARDPVYGFSDIGGYQSIKDFVRKFIINVMKNSDRAKRFGLSLPKGILFFGPPGNGKSLFASALATEIQLPFINLVTENIYSKWLGESGQRMKNAIRMAEKMSPAVVFVDEIDRFGQRSAVAGGSAAEETRRVFSQFLEWLGNPERGAMIVGTTNVPGHLDEAFLRTGRLDYKIPFLYPGERARLEVLLVHLGVTPGTRPRAPLGEPEEEVRDFLSREIVPRTKNFSCAELEELVTRGKRVAFDRGAENLAREDFITAARSFRVDHRHREGVIRTCLEQARHYTDDQSFLDAMEAEMEVDI; encoded by the coding sequence GTGCTTCTCTTCACCCTGCGGCTAGGAGGGGATCCCTTGGCCTACGAGCTGGAGACAGGCTGGATAAGGGAGGCGCTTCTCAAGAGGAAGTCGCTCTATTCCCCTGTCATCTGCTTTGAAACCTCTGACCCCAAGCGCATATACCAGCTGAAGTGCTATCTACTGGAGAACGAGGAGACCAGGGCCGCCGAGAACGTCCTGCTATATGACCAGTGGGACGGCCTCTCCAGGTTGCTTCCTTCGCCATCGGGACCCGTTGCGGAGCCCTACAGGAAACGAGTGGGGGGCTCGCCCTTGACCGCCAGGGCCATGGGGCGGGAGGGCGTTGAGCTGGCCCAGCTCAGGGCGGTGCTCAAGGAGGTTGACCCCTACCTGAAGTCCTCCCGGTCCCTCTTCATCATCCAGAACCTATCCGAGAGCCGGGAGTGGGAGACAGGCCTGCAGAGTGCCCTCAGGGCCTGGGCCATCGACCCCTCGATAATAGCCCGGGGCTCCTCCATTGTGCTGCTTACCGCGGCCACGGACAGGCTTCTGGACGACTTCACCCGCGAGCTGGTCATCACCAAGGAGGTGGACCCCTCCTCGGACCGGGAGAGGGCTTCGATAATATCCGAGCTCTCCAGGGAACTGGATATCCCACTGGATGGGCTCATGGGCGAACTGGTGGTGGCCACCGCGGGGCTGAACCTGCACCAGATGGAGAGCATACTCCTGGAATCCTACCACCGGTGGCAGCGCTTCGACCTCAGGGCCGTGAAGGCACTGAAGTCGGACCTAGTGCAAAGCTCGGGGGTCCTAGAGGCAAGGGATCCCGTATACGGGTTCAGCGATATAGGTGGTTACCAGTCCATTAAGGACTTCGTGAGGAAGTTCATCATCAATGTCATGAAGAATTCGGACAGGGCGAAGCGCTTCGGCCTCTCACTCCCCAAGGGCATCCTGTTCTTTGGACCACCGGGGAACGGGAAGAGCCTCTTTGCGTCTGCACTGGCCACGGAGATCCAGCTGCCCTTCATCAACCTGGTCACTGAGAACATCTACTCCAAGTGGCTGGGGGAATCGGGCCAGCGCATGAAAAATGCCATTCGCATGGCGGAGAAGATGTCCCCCGCAGTTGTGTTCGTGGATGAGATCGACCGTTTCGGTCAAAGGAGCGCCGTGGCGGGAGGCTCGGCGGCGGAGGAGACCCGGAGGGTGTTTTCCCAGTTCCTGGAGTGGCTGGGAAACCCGGAGCGGGGTGCCATGATAGTGGGGACCACCAACGTACCAGGGCACCTAGATGAGGCATTCCTCAGGACCGGCCGGCTGGACTACAAGATCCCCTTCCTCTACCCTGGGGAGAGGGCCCGGCTGGAGGTTCTCCTGGTGCACCTGGGGGTGACGCCAGGTACCCGGCCCAGGGCACCCCTGGGGGAGCCCGAGGAGGAGGTGAGGGACTTCCTGTCCCGGGAGATAGTCCCCAGGACCAAGAACTTCTCCTGCGCCGAGCTGGAAGAACTGGTGACCCGGGGCAAGCGTGTGGCCTTTGACCGCGGGGCCGAGAACCTGGCCAGGGAGGACTTCATCACCGCGGCCAGGAGTTTCCGGGTAGACCACCGCCACAGGGAGGGCGTTATCAGAACCTGCCTGGAGCAGGCAAGGCACTATACGGATGACCAGTCCTTCCTGGATGCCATGGAGGCTGAGATGGAGGTGGACATCTAG